One window of the Streptomyces asoensis genome contains the following:
- a CDS encoding response regulator transcription factor translates to MTIRVLLADDQALLRETFRILVDSRPDMEVVAEAADGAEAVALTRAHHPDIVVMDIRMPGTDGLTATATICADPALSGTRVLILTTFETEEHVARALHAGASGFLGKDVGAEGLVAGIRTVVAGDALLSQQATRNLIARFLTAPQPGIHPAARKNLADLTEREREVMAMAAEGLTNADIAGQLYLSPLTVRTHIHHAMAKLHARDRAQLVVIAYQTGLVQPNPPRP, encoded by the coding sequence ATGACCATCCGCGTCCTGCTCGCCGACGACCAGGCCCTGCTGCGCGAGACCTTCCGGATCCTCGTCGACTCCCGCCCCGACATGGAGGTCGTCGCGGAAGCCGCCGACGGCGCCGAAGCGGTCGCCCTCACCCGCGCCCACCACCCCGACATCGTCGTCATGGACATCCGCATGCCCGGCACCGACGGCCTCACCGCCACGGCCACGATCTGCGCCGACCCCGCTCTGTCGGGCACCCGCGTCCTCATCCTCACCACCTTCGAGACGGAGGAACACGTCGCCAGGGCCCTGCACGCCGGGGCGAGCGGCTTCCTGGGCAAGGACGTCGGCGCCGAGGGACTCGTGGCCGGCATCCGCACCGTCGTCGCCGGCGACGCCCTCCTCTCCCAGCAGGCCACGCGCAACCTCATCGCCCGCTTCCTCACCGCCCCTCAGCCCGGCATCCACCCCGCGGCCCGGAAGAACCTGGCCGACCTCACCGAGCGTGAACGCGAAGTCATGGCCATGGCCGCCGAAGGGCTCACCAACGCGGACATCGCCGGGCAGCTGTACCTCAGCCCCCTCACGGTGCGCACGCACATCCACCACGCCATGGCCAAGCTCCACGCCCGCGACCGCGCCCAACTCGTCGTCATCGCCTACCAGACCGGCCTCGTGCAACCCAACCCACCCAGGCCCTGA
- a CDS encoding SCO6745 family protein — MTTVALDPRAGRHCHSTLNSLHATHYFSPDLGRELGAVGVTHPRAVNFAVRAAALGPVGAGAVTATFYNYKHTLVARHVPAVWESATPEQVLAARTRAVDSTLRRQLGADVVASAEMAEAARLALRATEACSRSARPLYSAHADLPVPEEPHLAYWHAATLLREHRGDGHLAVLMAAGLDGLEAMVTHTATGKGMSPQWVLDTRGWSREDWDAAAGRLRERGLLDEDGELTEQGRALRQEIERETDRLDRAPYAHLGADGVARLTELGTGFVRTALAAGAFPADLLAKR; from the coding sequence ATGACCACCGTCGCTCTGGACCCGCGCGCGGGCCGCCACTGTCACAGCACACTCAACTCGCTGCACGCGACGCACTACTTCTCCCCCGACCTGGGCCGGGAGCTGGGCGCGGTCGGCGTCACGCACCCGCGGGCCGTCAACTTCGCCGTGCGGGCCGCCGCGTTGGGGCCCGTCGGGGCCGGCGCGGTGACGGCGACGTTCTACAACTACAAGCACACGCTCGTCGCCCGGCACGTGCCCGCGGTCTGGGAGTCGGCCACGCCCGAACAGGTCCTGGCGGCACGCACGCGCGCCGTCGACTCGACGCTGCGCCGCCAGCTGGGCGCGGACGTGGTCGCGTCCGCGGAGATGGCGGAGGCGGCACGGCTCGCCCTGCGCGCCACCGAGGCCTGCTCGCGCAGCGCCCGGCCCCTGTACTCGGCCCACGCCGACCTGCCGGTCCCCGAGGAGCCGCACCTGGCGTACTGGCACGCGGCCACGCTGCTGCGCGAGCACCGGGGCGACGGGCACCTCGCCGTGCTGATGGCCGCGGGACTCGACGGTCTGGAGGCGATGGTGACCCACACGGCGACCGGCAAGGGCATGTCGCCGCAGTGGGTGCTCGACACCCGCGGCTGGAGCCGGGAGGACTGGGACGCGGCGGCCGGCCGGCTGCGGGAGCGCGGTCTGCTGGACGAGGACGGGGAGCTGACCGAGCAGGGCCGCGCGCTGCGCCAGGAGATCGAGCGGGAGACGGACCGGCTGGACCGCGCCCCGTACGCACACCTGGGCGCGGACGGCGTGGCCCGGCTGACCGAGCTCGGCACGGGCTTCGTACGCACCGCGCTCGCCGCCGGCGCCTTCCCGGCGGATCTGCTCGCCAAGCGCTGA
- a CDS encoding lysylphosphatidylglycerol synthase transmembrane domain-containing protein, with protein sequence MPVRQILCLLPLLLVTVVAVRHRSVLVEGFAQLRSAQWPWLLAALAATCLTWVAAAVTRQGAVVERLPGRRLLAAQFAAGAANHLLPTGLGASAVNLRFMTVCGVPLARSSAALALYLLAEGVARVGLLTVLLLVFPDALRLGSLLPDGALGPLLGVLGAAVLAVAVVLALVRRLRSAVCSFLRTALGEARSVHSRPARALALWGGSLAFPVLQAAGLAAVGLALGLPVPVAHMAVAYLAATVAVALVPMPGGIGSVEAALIVALVAAGGPVAVATAVVLGYRIITVWLPLVPGALTLGALVRMKVI encoded by the coding sequence GTGCCGGTGCGCCAGATCCTGTGTCTGCTTCCGCTCCTGCTCGTCACCGTGGTCGCGGTGCGGCACCGGTCCGTTCTCGTCGAGGGCTTCGCACAGCTGCGGAGCGCGCAGTGGCCCTGGCTGCTGGCCGCGCTCGCGGCGACCTGCCTGACGTGGGTGGCGGCGGCCGTCACCCGGCAGGGCGCGGTGGTGGAGCGGCTGCCCGGACGGCGGCTGCTGGCCGCGCAGTTCGCGGCGGGCGCGGCCAACCACCTGCTGCCGACCGGGCTGGGCGCGAGCGCGGTCAACCTGCGGTTCATGACCGTGTGCGGGGTGCCCCTGGCCCGCTCCTCCGCGGCCCTCGCGCTGTATCTGTTGGCGGAGGGCGTGGCCCGGGTGGGTCTGCTGACCGTGCTGCTGCTCGTCTTCCCCGACGCGCTGCGGCTCGGCTCCCTGCTGCCCGACGGGGCGCTCGGCCCGCTGCTGGGCGTCCTCGGGGCGGCCGTGCTGGCGGTGGCGGTCGTGCTCGCCCTCGTACGGCGGCTGCGGTCGGCGGTGTGCTCCTTCCTGCGCACCGCCCTCGGCGAGGCGCGCTCGGTGCACTCCCGCCCGGCCCGGGCACTGGCCCTGTGGGGCGGCTCGCTGGCGTTCCCGGTGCTCCAGGCGGCCGGTCTGGCCGCGGTGGGGCTGGCGTTGGGACTGCCGGTGCCGGTGGCGCACATGGCGGTCGCCTACCTGGCGGCGACGGTGGCGGTCGCGCTGGTCCCGATGCCGGGCGGGATCGGCTCGGTGGAGGCGGCGCTGATCGTGGCGCTGGTGGCGGCGGGCGGTCCGGTGGCGGTGGCCACGGCCGTGGTGCTCGGCTACCGGATCATCACGGTCTGGCTGCCGCTGGTGCCGGGCGCGCTGACGCTCGGTGCGCTGGTACGGATGAAGGTCATCTGA
- a CDS encoding NAD(P)/FAD-dependent oxidoreductase, with translation MTGVRRVDVLVVGAGPAGLATAARLAAAGAGRVEIVERETQAGGAPRHSAHGGYGTLLHPLTGPAYARLLVTATRQAGATVRTGVTALDWAGPLALHTLGAEGPGTITARAVVLATGARERPRAARLVPGTRPAGVYTTGELQQAVHLYGQRIGTRAVVVGAEDVSYAAADTVRTAGATVVAMLTDLPGPQTTPARAADSRLRHGTALLTGTTVAELLGHGRLSGVRVRHRDGRTAVLPCDTVVFTGDFVPDHELARRGGLALDAGTRGPAVDGALRTSRPGVFAVGSVLHAVESAATAAREGAHAAGAVLDHLTGIDHLADAGRLSGADRADAVPLLVDPPLRWIAPNRVTPADRLPYVLRTATRLTRPVLRVTQNGRVLHRERLWTAVLPNRTLRLPAGWTHRVDPQDGPVHVSVLP, from the coding sequence ATGACCGGAGTACGCCGGGTCGACGTCCTGGTCGTCGGCGCGGGCCCCGCGGGCCTCGCGACCGCCGCCCGGCTCGCCGCCGCCGGAGCGGGCCGCGTCGAGATCGTGGAACGGGAGACACAGGCCGGGGGAGCGCCGCGGCACAGCGCGCACGGCGGCTACGGCACCCTGCTGCATCCCCTCACCGGCCCTGCCTACGCCCGGCTGCTGGTCACCGCGACCCGGCAGGCCGGGGCAACCGTCCGCACCGGTGTGACGGCCCTCGACTGGGCCGGCCCCCTGGCCCTGCACACCCTCGGCGCCGAGGGACCCGGGACGATCACCGCACGGGCGGTCGTCCTGGCCACCGGCGCCCGCGAACGCCCCCGTGCGGCCCGGCTGGTGCCCGGCACCCGCCCGGCCGGTGTCTACACCACCGGCGAACTCCAGCAGGCCGTACACCTCTACGGGCAGCGGATCGGTACGCGCGCGGTGGTGGTCGGCGCGGAGGACGTCTCGTACGCCGCCGCCGACACCGTACGGACCGCCGGCGCCACGGTCGTGGCGATGCTCACCGACCTGCCCGGCCCGCAGACCACCCCGGCCCGGGCCGCCGACTCCCGGCTGCGCCACGGCACCGCGCTCCTCACCGGCACCACGGTCGCCGAACTGCTGGGCCACGGACGCCTGTCGGGCGTGCGGGTACGGCACCGCGACGGCCGTACGGCCGTACTGCCCTGCGACACCGTCGTGTTCACCGGCGACTTCGTCCCCGACCACGAACTGGCCCGGCGCGGCGGGCTCGCCCTGGACGCCGGCACCCGAGGCCCGGCCGTCGACGGCGCCCTGCGCACCTCGCGCCCCGGTGTCTTCGCCGTCGGCAGCGTGCTGCACGCCGTGGAGAGTGCGGCGACTGCGGCCCGTGAGGGCGCCCATGCCGCCGGTGCCGTCCTCGACCACCTCACGGGCATCGACCACCTCGCGGACGCCGGTCGGCTCTCGGGCGCCGACCGCGCCGACGCCGTCCCGCTCCTCGTGGACCCGCCCCTGCGCTGGATCGCCCCGAACCGCGTCACCCCGGCCGACCGCCTCCCCTACGTCCTGCGCACCGCGACGAGACTGACCCGCCCCGTCCTGCGCGTCACCCAGAACGGGCGCGTACTGCACAGGGAACGGCTGTGGACGGCCGTCCTGCCGAACCGCACCCTGCGTCTGCCGGCCGGCTGGACGCACCGGGTCGACCCGCAGGACGGTCCCGTCCACGTGAGCGTCCTGCCCTGA
- a CDS encoding FAD-dependent oxidoreductase produces MTVTAEGPLPTAPYDVAIVGAGVVGCAIARELARRPRLKVALVEAQDDIGQGTSKANTAILHTGFDAVPGSLEARLVREGAALLAAYAAESGIPVEPVGALLVAWDEEQLAALPRLAEKAEHNEYKDARLIGADELYAREPHLGPGALGALHVPGESVICPWTTPLAYATQAVGHGVDLHLDCRVRQVDRQGDTHVIGTGRGTLRARFLVNAAGLHADALDRLLGHDDFTVTPRRGQLIVFDTFARDLVQHILLPVPTALGKGVLVAPTVYGNVLLGPTAEDLDDKRATHSTADGLAGLRAQGGRILPGLLDEEVTAVYAGLRAATGHDDYRITAHPGRAGVTVGGIRSTGLTASLAIADHVVGLLETETGLDPGPVRELRPVRMDRRGTGPEYGILVCHCERVSRGEIRDALAHPIPPRTLDGLRRRTRARAGRCQGFHCGAAVRALLEEART; encoded by the coding sequence GTGACGGTGACCGCGGAGGGGCCGCTGCCCACGGCGCCGTACGACGTCGCGATCGTCGGCGCCGGAGTCGTCGGCTGCGCCATCGCCCGCGAACTGGCCCGCCGGCCCCGCCTGAAGGTCGCCCTCGTCGAGGCCCAGGACGACATCGGCCAGGGCACGTCCAAGGCCAACACCGCGATCCTGCACACCGGATTCGACGCGGTTCCCGGCTCGCTGGAGGCCCGTCTGGTCCGCGAGGGCGCCGCCCTGCTCGCCGCGTACGCCGCCGAGTCCGGCATCCCCGTCGAGCCGGTCGGCGCGCTGCTCGTGGCCTGGGACGAGGAGCAGCTCGCCGCGCTGCCCCGCCTGGCGGAGAAGGCCGAACACAACGAGTACAAGGACGCGCGTCTGATCGGGGCCGACGAACTGTACGCGCGCGAACCGCACTTGGGGCCCGGCGCGCTCGGCGCCCTGCACGTGCCCGGCGAGAGCGTCATCTGCCCCTGGACGACCCCGCTGGCGTACGCCACCCAGGCCGTCGGGCACGGCGTGGACCTGCACCTCGACTGCCGTGTCCGACAGGTGGACCGGCAGGGCGACACGCATGTGATCGGCACCGGCCGGGGCACCCTGCGCGCCCGCTTCCTCGTCAACGCGGCCGGTCTGCACGCCGACGCGCTCGACCGGCTGCTCGGCCACGACGACTTCACCGTCACCCCGCGCCGCGGCCAGCTCATCGTCTTCGACACGTTCGCCCGCGATCTCGTCCAGCACATCCTGCTGCCCGTGCCCACGGCCCTCGGCAAGGGCGTCCTGGTCGCCCCGACCGTGTACGGCAACGTGCTGCTCGGCCCCACCGCCGAGGACCTGGACGACAAACGGGCCACGCACTCCACGGCCGACGGCCTCGCGGGGCTGCGCGCGCAGGGCGGCCGCATCCTGCCCGGACTCCTCGACGAGGAGGTCACCGCCGTCTACGCGGGACTGCGCGCCGCCACCGGGCACGACGACTACCGCATCACCGCCCACCCCGGTCGGGCCGGTGTCACCGTCGGCGGGATCCGCTCCACCGGTCTGACCGCGTCCCTCGCCATCGCCGACCACGTCGTCGGCCTGCTCGAAACCGAGACCGGCCTCGACCCGGGACCGGTGCGCGAACTGCGACCGGTCCGGATGGACCGGCGGGGGACCGGCCCCGAGTACGGCATCCTCGTCTGCCACTGCGAACGCGTCTCCCGGGGCGAGATCCGTGACGCCCTCGCCCATCCGATCCCGCCGCGCACCCTCGACGGACTGCGCCGCCGCACCCGGGCCCGCGCGGGCCGCTGCCAGGGCTTCCACTGCGGGGCCGCCGTGCGGGCCCTGCTGGAGGAGGCCCGGACATGA
- a CDS encoding ABC transporter ATP-binding protein: protein MESTAWTQLYSVMHAQQERRPFDRVTLRRIGAFARPHRRRIALFVLLGVLTALLAVATPVLAGRVVDAIVSHGDADAVVRLSLLIAVIAVLEAALGILGRRLSATLGEGLILDLRTAVFDHVQRMPVAFFTRTRTGALVSRLNNDVIGAQRAFSNTLSGVVSNLVTLVLTLAVMLTLSWQVTLLALALLPVFVLPARRMGSRMAGMQREAATLNAAMGTRMTERFSAPGATLVKLFSRPEEESAEFAARAAHVRDIGVRTATAQSVFITALTLVSALALALVYGLGGRLALNGTLEPGAVVALALLLTRLYAPLTSLAGARVEVMSALVSFERVFEVLDLKPLIEEKPDAREVPPGPVSVEFDDVRFGYPSADKVSLASLEEVASLDSRGGAEVLHGVSFRAAPGQTVALVGSSGAGKSTIAQLLPRLYDVDAGAVRIGGVDVRDLSAGSLRATLGMVTQDGHLFHDSVRANLLLARPGATEDELWDALRRSRLDDLVRSLPDGLDTVVGERGYRLSGGERQRMTIARLLLARQRVVILDEATAHLDNTSEAAVQEALAEALADRTAIVIAHRLSTVRAADLILVVESGRVVERGTHEELLATGGRYAELHRTQFDQPGMTEAVAR from the coding sequence ATGGAGAGCACCGCCTGGACGCAGCTTTACAGCGTCATGCACGCCCAGCAGGAACGCCGCCCCTTCGACCGGGTGACATTGCGCCGCATCGGCGCATTCGCCCGCCCGCACCGCCGCCGGATCGCCCTGTTCGTCCTGCTGGGGGTGTTGACCGCGCTGCTGGCCGTCGCCACCCCCGTCCTCGCCGGGCGGGTCGTCGACGCGATCGTGTCGCACGGCGACGCGGACGCGGTCGTCCGGCTGTCGCTGCTCATCGCGGTCATCGCGGTGCTGGAGGCGGCGCTCGGCATCCTGGGCAGGAGGCTCTCGGCGACGCTGGGGGAGGGGCTCATCCTCGATCTGCGCACGGCCGTGTTCGATCATGTGCAGCGGATGCCGGTCGCGTTCTTCACACGTACCCGTACGGGAGCGCTCGTCTCCCGACTCAACAACGACGTGATCGGCGCTCAGCGCGCCTTCAGCAACACCCTCTCCGGAGTGGTCTCCAACCTGGTCACCCTGGTGCTCACCCTCGCCGTCATGCTCACCCTGTCCTGGCAGGTCACCCTGCTCGCGCTGGCCCTGCTGCCGGTGTTCGTGCTGCCGGCCCGGCGCATGGGCAGCCGGATGGCGGGCATGCAGCGCGAGGCGGCCACGCTCAACGCGGCGATGGGCACCCGGATGACCGAGCGCTTCTCCGCGCCCGGCGCCACGCTGGTCAAGCTGTTCAGCCGGCCCGAGGAGGAGTCGGCGGAGTTCGCGGCCCGCGCCGCCCACGTCCGGGACATCGGCGTCCGTACGGCCACCGCCCAGTCGGTGTTCATCACCGCCCTGACCCTCGTCTCCGCCCTGGCCCTCGCCCTCGTCTACGGCCTCGGCGGCCGTCTCGCACTGAACGGCACCCTCGAACCGGGCGCCGTCGTCGCCCTCGCCCTGCTCCTGACCCGCCTGTACGCCCCGCTGACCTCCCTCGCCGGGGCCCGGGTGGAGGTGATGAGCGCGCTGGTCAGCTTCGAGCGGGTCTTCGAGGTGCTCGACCTGAAGCCGCTCATCGAGGAGAAACCGGACGCCCGCGAGGTGCCGCCGGGCCCTGTCTCCGTCGAGTTCGACGACGTCCGCTTCGGCTACCCGTCCGCCGACAAGGTCTCCCTGGCCTCCCTGGAGGAGGTCGCCTCACTCGACTCCCGCGGCGGCGCCGAGGTCCTGCACGGCGTCTCCTTCCGCGCCGCTCCCGGGCAGACCGTCGCCCTCGTCGGCTCCTCGGGCGCCGGCAAGTCGACCATCGCCCAGCTCCTGCCGCGCCTGTACGACGTCGACGCCGGCGCCGTCCGGATCGGCGGGGTCGACGTCCGTGACCTGAGCGCGGGCTCCCTGCGGGCCACCCTCGGCATGGTCACCCAGGACGGCCACCTCTTCCACGACAGCGTCCGCGCGAACCTCCTGCTGGCCCGTCCCGGGGCCACCGAGGACGAACTGTGGGACGCCCTGCGCCGCTCCCGCCTCGACGACCTCGTCCGCTCCCTCCCCGACGGCCTCGACACGGTCGTCGGGGAACGCGGCTACCGCCTCTCCGGCGGCGAGCGCCAGCGCATGACCATCGCCCGGCTGCTGCTGGCCCGCCAGCGCGTCGTCATCCTCGACGAGGCCACCGCGCACCTCGACAACACCTCCGAGGCGGCCGTCCAGGAAGCCCTCGCCGAGGCCCTCGCGGACCGTACGGCGATCGTCATCGCCCACCGGCTGTCGACCGTGCGCGCCGCCGACCTGATCCTCGTCGTCGAGTCCGGCCGGGTCGTGGAACGCGGCACGCACGAGGAGCTCCTGGCGACCGGCGGACGGTACGCGGAGCTGCACCGGACACAGTTCGACCAGCCGGGGATGACGGAGGCGGTCGCGCGCTGA
- a CDS encoding sensor histidine kinase, whose translation MTTTWQGHLRNHPRTVDSALAVVLFVVAFPGSMYSVSDAAAPDRWWPCVLLAGISCTTLVWRRTRPRPVTAVAVLCATGMALAGYVMTALLLAPLMVALYSLAAHTERTTTRNLTLAAVILVAGAALIADPAGDALALNVIGPVAWLLLPAALGSTARFRRAYLESVHARAEYAERTREEEARHRVAEERMRIARELHDVSAHHLALANAQATTAALLIRSHPAQAEKMVNALGDTTAAALRELKASVGLLRRSDASEDSTQPAPGLAQLPDLVAAHTAAGLTVTLTAHGQPQPLSPGADLTAYRIVQEALANVAKHARTSTAEVDLVYTHDRLAITVTDHGTVPSTATDSTPGSGYGLIGMRERALSVGGHLRAGHRPTGGFEVSTELPLHPYAPAEDSTP comes from the coding sequence ATGACCACCACCTGGCAGGGCCACCTGCGCAACCACCCGCGTACGGTCGACTCCGCGCTGGCCGTCGTGCTGTTCGTCGTCGCCTTCCCGGGCAGCATGTACAGCGTCTCCGACGCGGCCGCCCCTGACCGGTGGTGGCCCTGCGTGCTGCTGGCCGGCATCTCCTGTACCACGCTGGTGTGGCGCCGCACCCGGCCCCGCCCCGTCACCGCCGTCGCGGTCCTGTGTGCCACCGGCATGGCCCTGGCGGGCTATGTGATGACGGCGCTGCTGCTGGCGCCCCTCATGGTCGCGCTGTACTCGCTGGCCGCGCACACCGAACGCACCACGACCCGGAACCTCACCCTCGCCGCCGTGATCCTCGTCGCCGGCGCCGCCCTGATCGCCGATCCCGCCGGGGACGCGCTCGCCCTCAACGTGATCGGCCCCGTCGCCTGGCTGTTGCTGCCGGCCGCCCTGGGCTCCACGGCACGGTTCCGCAGGGCGTATCTGGAGTCGGTGCACGCCCGCGCCGAATACGCCGAGCGGACCCGGGAGGAGGAGGCCCGGCACCGCGTCGCCGAAGAACGCATGCGCATCGCCCGCGAACTCCACGACGTCTCCGCGCACCACCTCGCCCTGGCCAACGCCCAGGCCACGACCGCGGCCCTCCTCATCCGCAGCCACCCCGCCCAGGCCGAGAAGATGGTCAACGCCCTCGGCGACACGACCGCCGCGGCCCTGCGCGAGCTGAAGGCCTCCGTCGGACTCCTGCGCCGGAGCGACGCCTCCGAGGACTCGACCCAGCCCGCCCCGGGCCTCGCCCAGCTCCCCGACCTGGTCGCCGCGCACACGGCCGCGGGACTCACCGTCACCCTCACCGCCCATGGACAACCGCAGCCGCTCTCTCCCGGCGCGGACCTGACCGCCTACCGCATCGTCCAGGAGGCACTGGCCAACGTCGCCAAGCACGCCCGCACCAGTACCGCGGAAGTCGACCTCGTCTACACCCACGACCGGCTGGCCATCACCGTCACCGACCACGGAACCGTGCCCTCCACCGCGACCGACTCCACCCCCGGCAGCGGCTACGGCCTCATCGGCATGCGGGAACGTGCCTTGTCCGTCGGCGGACACCTACGCGCCGGGCACCGCCCCACCGGCGGCTTCGAAGTCAGCACCGAACTCCCCCTCCACCCCTACGCTCCCGCCGAGGACAGCACCCCATGA
- a CDS encoding MMPL family transporter, producing the protein MAVFLDRLGRSAFRRRWRVVLMWVVALVAAGTASALAPAVPDGSYSMPGTESQRAFDLIEQRFPGASVGGSAEGASAKIVFVAPDGQQVTDPQNRSVVDEVVGRVGTVDQVVRAADPFQAGTVSEDGSTAYASVTFEVKAKDVGDAAKQDLEKAVEEGRDAGLTVEVGGSVLASQPSGGVTELVGVVVAAVVLLVTFGSLAAAGLPLLTALIGVGIGTATILALSSALGLSSATSTLALMLGLAVGIDYAMFIVSRYREECARGRAPQDAAGVAVGTAGSSVVFAGLTVVIGLAGLSVVGIPTLTQMGLAAAGTVALSVLVAVTLIPAMLGIFPRAVLARSVRRAARAGARPAAGGDKPNLGSRWARLVVRRPRAVLLVAVAALGVIALPAAKLHLGTAGDESKPTSTTERRAYDDLAKGFGPGFNGPLTIVVDAGSAKDPKAAVAATARQIGATEGVVSVSAASFNTAGDTAIFTATPATAPTDERTVELIHTLRGDRPAIEKATDATFMVSGSTAGNIDSDQKVQGALVPYLGLVVGLAFLLLLIVFRSVLVPLKAALGFLLSVLAALGAVVAVFQWGWLAGLLGVDQTGPIMNTMPIVMVGIVFGLAMDYEVFLVTRIREAHLQGERPGQAIVSGFRHSARVVVAAAVIMISVFSGFIGVGETLIKMIGFGMAVAVLFDAFFVRLTIVPAVLALLGERAWTMPRRLERIVPHVDVEGHALTRDAATTAVTTDAAATDGATDGAATDGAATDGAARRDLPVRDLPVRQ; encoded by the coding sequence GTGGCTGTTTTCCTTGATCGACTGGGCCGGTCGGCCTTCCGGCGGCGCTGGCGTGTCGTGTTGATGTGGGTGGTGGCGCTCGTCGCCGCGGGGACGGCCTCGGCGCTGGCGCCGGCCGTACCGGACGGTTCCTACTCGATGCCGGGGACGGAATCGCAGCGGGCGTTCGACCTGATCGAGCAGCGTTTCCCGGGGGCGAGCGTCGGTGGCAGCGCCGAGGGCGCGAGCGCGAAGATCGTGTTCGTGGCGCCCGACGGGCAGCAGGTGACCGACCCGCAGAACCGGTCGGTCGTCGATGAGGTCGTGGGCAGGGTCGGCACGGTGGATCAGGTCGTCCGGGCGGCCGATCCGTTCCAGGCGGGCACGGTGAGCGAGGACGGGTCGACGGCGTATGCGTCGGTCACCTTCGAGGTGAAGGCGAAGGACGTCGGCGACGCCGCGAAGCAGGACCTGGAGAAGGCCGTCGAAGAGGGCCGGGACGCCGGGCTGACGGTCGAGGTCGGCGGTTCGGTGCTGGCGTCCCAGCCCTCGGGCGGTGTGACCGAGCTGGTCGGTGTCGTGGTGGCGGCCGTGGTCCTGCTGGTCACGTTCGGTTCACTGGCCGCGGCAGGGCTGCCGCTGCTGACCGCGCTGATCGGTGTCGGGATCGGCACCGCGACGATCCTCGCCCTGAGCAGCGCGCTGGGCCTGTCCAGCGCCACCAGCACCCTGGCGCTGATGCTGGGGCTGGCCGTGGGGATCGACTACGCGATGTTCATCGTCTCCCGCTACCGGGAGGAGTGCGCCCGGGGCCGCGCGCCGCAGGACGCGGCGGGAGTGGCCGTGGGCACGGCCGGATCGTCGGTGGTGTTCGCGGGCCTGACCGTCGTCATCGGCCTGGCCGGGCTGTCGGTCGTGGGGATCCCGACGCTGACCCAGATGGGACTGGCCGCGGCCGGCACCGTGGCCCTGTCGGTGCTGGTCGCGGTGACCCTGATCCCGGCCATGCTCGGGATCTTTCCCCGCGCTGTCCTGGCCCGCTCGGTGCGCCGGGCCGCACGCGCCGGTGCGCGACCTGCCGCCGGCGGGGACAAGCCGAACCTCGGCAGCAGGTGGGCCCGCCTGGTGGTCCGCCGGCCGCGGGCCGTGCTGCTCGTGGCGGTGGCGGCCCTGGGCGTGATCGCCCTGCCCGCGGCGAAGCTGCACCTCGGCACGGCGGGGGACGAGTCCAAGCCGACCTCGACCACCGAGCGCCGTGCCTACGACGACCTGGCCAAGGGCTTCGGCCCCGGTTTCAACGGTCCGCTGACCATCGTCGTGGACGCCGGGTCGGCCAAGGATCCCAAGGCCGCCGTGGCCGCGACCGCCCGGCAGATCGGCGCCACCGAGGGCGTCGTGTCCGTCTCGGCGGCGAGCTTCAACACGGCGGGAGACACGGCGATCTTCACCGCCACACCGGCCACCGCTCCCACCGACGAGCGCACGGTCGAACTGATCCACACCCTGCGCGGCGACCGCCCGGCGATCGAGAAGGCCACCGACGCCACCTTCATGGTCAGCGGCAGCACGGCGGGCAACATCGACAGCGACCAGAAGGTCCAGGGCGCCCTGGTGCCCTACCTCGGGCTCGTGGTGGGCCTGGCGTTCCTGCTGCTGCTGATCGTGTTCCGCTCCGTACTGGTACCGCTCAAGGCGGCCCTGGGATTCCTGCTGTCGGTACTGGCGGCCCTCGGCGCGGTCGTCGCCGTCTTCCAGTGGGGGTGGCTCGCCGGGCTGCTGGGCGTGGACCAGACCGGCCCGATCATGAACACCATGCCGATCGTCATGGTCGGCATCGTCTTCGGACTCGCCATGGACTACGAGGTCTTCCTCGTCACCCGCATCCGGGAGGCCCACCTCCAGGGAGAGCGTCCCGGACAGGCGATCGTCTCCGGCTTCCGCCACAGCGCCCGAGTGGTGGTCGCCGCCGCGGTGATCATGATCTCGGTGTTCTCCGGCTTCATCGGGGTCGGCGAAACACTGATCAAGATGATCGGGTTCGGCATGGCCGTCGCGGTACTGTTCGACGCCTTCTTCGTGCGGTTGACGATCGTGCCCGCCGTTCTCGCGCTGCTGGGTGAGCGTGCCTGGACGATGCCCCGCCGACTGGAGCGGATCGTGCCCCACGTCGACGTCGAGGGGCACGCCCTGACCCGCGACGCGGCGACCACTGCCGTGACGACCGACGCCGCGGCGACCGACGGGGCGACCGACGGGGCGGCGACCGACGGGGCGGCGACCGACGGGGCGGCGCGACGGGACCTCCCGGTCCGGGATCTCCCCGTCCGTCAGTGA